A section of the Paenibacillus aurantius genome encodes:
- a CDS encoding serine hydrolase domain-containing protein, with protein MGESVDGLPDSGKLLTAFRLLDGEIRNGQTPGGTAAAGSRTAIYGLYAAGSVGGGTEAGRPVVPETIYDCASLTKVVVTLPLVLMLLEEGKLHLNEPVCRFLPEFGANGKESVTVRQLLSHTSGLPAFFNLHGNGWPPERMWQEIAELRLEDVPGSRMVYSDIGFIVLGRLIAVLMKKPLDQAARERLFQPLGMTDTGFCPGPELHARLAPTEFDEKLGRPKLGEVHDENAYAFGGVSGHAGLFSTAGDLAKYARMWLGGGELDGTRVLSPASVEAAARSWTGTLPANRGLGWTLKGDPWDASGDLFSERSYGHTGFTGTSLWIDPQRDVFAVLLTNRVHYGRDKSVVRLRVCYHNAVAASLS; from the coding sequence ATGGGAGAATCGGTTGATGGGCTGCCCGATTCAGGGAAGCTCCTAACGGCCTTCCGTCTTTTGGACGGGGAAATCCGGAACGGACAGACACCGGGAGGAACCGCAGCGGCAGGAAGCCGGACCGCCATTTACGGACTGTATGCCGCAGGATCGGTTGGAGGGGGGACGGAAGCGGGAAGACCGGTCGTTCCGGAGACCATTTACGATTGTGCCTCTTTGACGAAGGTAGTGGTCACCCTGCCCCTTGTCCTTATGCTGCTTGAGGAAGGAAAGCTCCATTTGAATGAGCCGGTCTGCCGGTTTCTTCCCGAATTCGGGGCCAACGGCAAGGAGAGCGTGACGGTCAGGCAGCTGCTGTCGCACACCTCGGGGCTTCCCGCTTTCTTTAACCTGCACGGCAACGGCTGGCCGCCGGAGAGAATGTGGCAGGAGATCGCCGAACTCAGGCTGGAGGACGTGCCCGGCAGCCGGATGGTATACAGCGACATCGGCTTTATCGTACTCGGTCGGCTGATCGCCGTCCTCATGAAGAAGCCGCTTGATCAGGCGGCCCGGGAGAGACTTTTTCAGCCGCTTGGGATGACGGATACGGGCTTCTGTCCAGGGCCGGAGCTCCACGCCCGCCTGGCTCCCACGGAGTTCGATGAGAAGCTTGGACGGCCGAAGCTTGGAGAGGTTCACGATGAGAATGCCTATGCCTTTGGGGGCGTGAGCGGACATGCCGGCCTGTTCTCCACAGCCGGGGATCTCGCCAAATACGCCCGCATGTGGCTGGGGGGAGGAGAGCTCGATGGGACGCGAGTCCTGTCGCCAGCCTCTGTGGAAGCCGCAGCCCGGTCTTGGACGGGGACCCTCCCGGCGAACCGGGGGCTCGGCTGGACGCTGAAGGGCGATCCGTGGGACGCGTCCGGGGATCTGTTCTCCGAACGCTCGTACGGCCACACGGGCTTCACCGGAACAAGCCTCTGGATTGACCCGCAGCGGGACGTTTTCGCGGTTCTGCTTACGAACCGGGTTCATTACGGAAGGGACAAATCCGTGGTGCGCCTCCGTGTCTGTTACCACAATGCCGTGGCGGCGAGCTTGTCTTGA
- a CDS encoding carbohydrate binding domain-containing protein codes for MQKMMKRAIPLLTSAMLVVTGWTGAASAAEGSRLSQKTYGAPEELLVPNNYTVAVFNGTAGKEDGHNVLYATSKGKPGHLNVIDLDDYKLLRSIPIGPSESSWAHTIAPDGSLYLAADGGGARLWHYSPVTKTPEQVAQFDGQSVPNSITTDEKGRVYVGTYPGGKVFQYDPATRQVKDYGRMIGEGDQEYVRSIAYQGGNVYAGTAHKQIVRVNLATGEKTDIAGSLPVKEDTVYDLDTIDDRYLFARYTDGSGIPGEAFLYDTQTEQWLDVVLENVTGLHETDSLNGKIYYMSDKKLKTFDLATHKVEESGLEYGTGLRGADWVEFPNNPDLPGKNLVTVRYDGGATIMNIEKKLVLQLPPVIPGVPGVVNRVAAVSENQLITTGSQARSSLVNLTDKTATPFSIGQADSVFPIGDKVYMGVYPEGALFEFDLKQPPSLTNPKKLSVLGNDQERLVNITSAKGKLYISTISGYGTLGGSLTVYDPATGETTVNRNVVKNQSVLSSTYANGKIFGSTTIRGGLGSVPTEEEAKIFVWDVDKQEKITEFPLRIPGLDKPIFIGDLSAGPDGLIWGAAYEYIFAIDPNTYEVVKSKKVHSKLSFSQWAHHPLRWSEDGLLYVLFNDKLTVIDPETLESRILANTSRFDLGWDGNLYLTDMQTNTILYRIEVDGEVIEEPPHLPVPVRNPGFEEGLAGWTPLFATGAGYNYEVSTAKTFSGSKSLKITDTLRTASVALQSDKVPVVAGEEYQANVNVYIESGQPGFMFRYFDKNNATISTLEIHLDESRLAQWQKVTLRGKAPEGAVYAKLIAVTSRYNISSAYYDDFTVTKKDQQIPVVSASLTPAANENGWNNGDTVLNLAADHAWSLTYSSEGAQPAAKTTVKGSSLQLPITKEGVTTVTYSATNFSGLATDPQKMEVRIDRTAPTVQFTGKSDYTVSENVYIGCTAVDALSGLADNPCSAPLVQAPAYTFEPGEHTVSVTAKDKAGNTVTSDFTFRIAVTYDGVTELVRSFTSEDPGITEALTSKLQNAAAAEERGNAQAEAGMLNAFTNQVNALTGKKLTAEQAQVLLKLAGKL; via the coding sequence ATGCAAAAAATGATGAAGCGGGCTATCCCCCTTCTGACCAGCGCTATGCTCGTCGTCACCGGCTGGACCGGTGCCGCATCTGCCGCCGAAGGCAGCCGGTTGTCCCAGAAAACGTACGGAGCTCCGGAAGAACTTCTCGTTCCTAATAATTATACCGTAGCCGTGTTCAACGGAACAGCGGGCAAAGAAGACGGCCACAATGTCCTCTACGCCACAAGCAAAGGCAAGCCCGGCCATCTTAACGTTATCGATCTGGACGATTATAAGCTTCTGCGCAGCATCCCGATCGGTCCTTCGGAAAGCTCCTGGGCCCATACGATTGCCCCCGACGGATCCTTATATCTCGCCGCTGATGGAGGAGGAGCCCGGCTGTGGCATTACTCTCCCGTCACGAAGACGCCTGAACAGGTAGCCCAATTTGACGGGCAGTCGGTTCCGAACAGCATTACGACCGATGAGAAGGGACGCGTCTATGTCGGAACTTACCCGGGAGGAAAGGTCTTCCAATACGATCCCGCTACCCGCCAGGTGAAGGATTACGGACGGATGATCGGCGAGGGCGATCAGGAATACGTACGCTCCATCGCCTACCAGGGCGGTAATGTTTACGCCGGAACGGCCCACAAGCAGATCGTTCGCGTCAACCTGGCCACGGGAGAGAAAACCGACATTGCCGGCTCCCTTCCCGTTAAAGAAGATACGGTATACGACCTGGATACGATCGACGACCGTTATCTGTTTGCCCGTTATACGGACGGAAGCGGAATCCCGGGAGAAGCCTTCCTTTATGACACGCAAACCGAGCAGTGGCTCGATGTCGTGCTGGAGAATGTAACCGGCCTTCACGAAACCGATTCGCTGAACGGTAAAATTTACTACATGTCGGACAAGAAGCTGAAAACCTTCGACCTGGCCACCCACAAGGTGGAAGAATCCGGCTTGGAGTATGGGACCGGCCTGCGGGGAGCGGATTGGGTAGAGTTCCCTAACAATCCCGACCTGCCGGGCAAGAACCTCGTAACCGTCCGGTATGACGGCGGCGCCACGATCATGAATATCGAGAAGAAGCTGGTTCTGCAATTGCCTCCGGTCATTCCGGGAGTGCCTGGCGTTGTCAACCGGGTCGCCGCTGTGTCCGAGAACCAGCTGATCACGACCGGTTCTCAGGCTCGTTCTTCTCTCGTCAACCTGACGGACAAGACCGCCACTCCTTTCAGCATCGGCCAAGCCGACAGCGTGTTCCCTATTGGGGACAAAGTGTACATGGGCGTTTATCCGGAAGGGGCTCTTTTTGAGTTCGACCTTAAGCAGCCCCCAAGCTTGACCAACCCTAAGAAGCTCTCTGTGCTGGGCAATGACCAAGAGCGCCTGGTTAACATCACGAGCGCCAAAGGGAAGCTGTACATTTCTACCATTTCCGGCTACGGAACACTGGGCGGCTCGCTGACCGTCTATGATCCGGCTACCGGGGAAACCACCGTCAACCGCAATGTCGTTAAGAACCAGAGTGTTCTGAGCTCGACTTATGCCAACGGTAAAATCTTCGGATCGACCACCATCCGCGGGGGACTCGGTTCCGTTCCTACGGAAGAGGAAGCCAAAATCTTCGTCTGGGATGTCGACAAGCAGGAGAAGATTACTGAATTCCCGCTGCGTATTCCCGGCTTGGATAAGCCGATCTTCATCGGCGATCTTTCCGCAGGTCCGGACGGACTCATCTGGGGAGCGGCCTATGAGTATATCTTTGCAATCGACCCTAACACCTACGAAGTCGTCAAGAGCAAAAAAGTGCACTCCAAGCTCAGCTTCAGCCAATGGGCTCATCATCCGCTGCGCTGGTCCGAAGACGGCTTGCTCTACGTCCTCTTCAACGACAAGCTGACGGTAATCGACCCGGAAACGCTGGAATCCCGGATCCTGGCCAATACGTCCCGCTTTGATCTCGGCTGGGACGGAAACCTGTACCTGACGGATATGCAGACCAACACGATTTTGTATCGGATCGAGGTAGACGGAGAGGTTATCGAGGAACCGCCTCATCTCCCTGTTCCTGTACGTAACCCGGGCTTTGAAGAAGGCCTGGCCGGCTGGACCCCCCTGTTTGCAACGGGAGCCGGTTATAACTATGAAGTCAGCACGGCGAAGACCTTCAGCGGGTCCAAGAGCCTGAAGATTACCGATACGCTGCGCACGGCATCCGTCGCTCTTCAGAGCGACAAAGTTCCAGTTGTTGCCGGAGAGGAATACCAAGCGAACGTAAACGTTTATATTGAATCGGGGCAGCCGGGCTTCATGTTCCGCTACTTCGACAAGAACAACGCTACGATTTCTACGCTCGAAATCCATCTGGACGAATCCCGGCTGGCCCAATGGCAGAAAGTGACCCTGAGGGGCAAAGCGCCGGAAGGTGCCGTGTATGCCAAGCTGATTGCTGTTACGTCCCGCTATAACATTTCGTCCGCTTATTACGACGATTTCACCGTAACGAAGAAGGATCAGCAAATTCCGGTCGTTTCCGCCAGCCTGACTCCTGCCGCCAATGAGAACGGCTGGAACAATGGCGACACCGTCCTGAATCTGGCTGCCGACCATGCGTGGTCGTTGACCTATTCGTCCGAAGGTGCGCAGCCGGCTGCGAAAACCACGGTAAAAGGCTCGTCCCTCCAGCTGCCGATCACGAAGGAAGGCGTAACGACGGTGACCTATTCCGCCACCAACTTCTCGGGCCTTGCCACTGACCCGCAGAAGATGGAGGTCCGCATTGACCGGACGGCGCCGACGGTACAGTTCACAGGCAAATCGGATTATACCGTTTCCGAGAATGTCTATATCGGCTGCACCGCCGTTGACGCCCTGTCGGGCCTCGCGGACAATCCATGCTCCGCTCCGCTTGTTCAAGCTCCGGCTTATACGTTCGAGCCCGGCGAGCATACGGTTTCCGTTACCGCCAAAGACAAGGCCGGCAATACGGTTACGTCCGATTTCACCTTCCGGATCGCCGTAACATACGACGGGGTGACGGAGCTGGTTCGTTCCTTCACCTCCGAGGATCCGGGCATTACCGAAGCCCTCACCTCCAAGCTGCAGAATGCAGCGGCCGCTGAGGAACGGGGGAACGCCCAAGCCGAAGCCGGCATGCTTAATGCCTTCACCAATCAGGTGAATGCCTTGACCGGCAAGAAGCTGACCGCCGAACAGGCCCAGGTTCTTCTGAAGCTGGCCGGCAAGCTGTAA
- a CDS encoding FAD-dependent monooxygenase: MKPQVLIVGAGPTGLVLALCLAKQGVPFRLIDKHTGPGEASRAIAVHARTLELYRQLGLADEVVAGGIPVDSVQWRTGKEKKVRLPLGELGKGLSPYPFVLSYPQDDHERLLVDHLHRQGLTVEWGTELVSFRQDPERVETVLRKDGIEEPHTFGYVCGCDGAHSLVRKGLELSFAGGTYRQVFYVADVEADGMGEGALNVYLDDSGFCIFLPVRSTGMVRLIGIVPEEADPSTVTFDIIRPYVHKQTGLTVRRVNWFSTYQVHHRVSEHFGKDRVFLAGDAGHIHSPAGGQGMNTGIGDAVNLAWKLAAVLQGKAQPSLLETYEAERLPFARTLVATTDRAFQLIVGRKAFNRFMRLFFLPTLAPLLLRLPFLRRMAFQTVSQTRIHYRESGLNRGTAGRIQGGDRLPWVRTPGGDNYEPLQQCNWQLHVYGEAAPEIRDFARSASFPLFSFDWTPAAGAAGIPRDALFLVRPDGYVGLALDAPRVEDLRSYVDRYSIAPL, from the coding sequence ATGAAACCGCAGGTACTAATTGTAGGAGCCGGCCCCACGGGGCTTGTTCTTGCCCTCTGTCTGGCCAAACAGGGAGTGCCCTTCCGCCTGATCGACAAGCATACCGGTCCCGGAGAGGCCTCCCGGGCGATCGCCGTCCATGCCCGGACGCTGGAGCTGTACCGGCAGCTCGGCCTGGCGGACGAGGTGGTGGCCGGAGGGATCCCGGTGGATTCCGTACAATGGCGAACAGGGAAGGAGAAGAAGGTGCGGCTTCCTCTGGGCGAACTGGGAAAAGGGCTGAGCCCCTATCCGTTCGTGCTCAGCTATCCGCAGGATGATCATGAACGGCTGCTTGTCGATCATCTTCATCGGCAGGGCCTGACGGTCGAGTGGGGAACGGAGCTGGTTTCTTTCCGTCAGGACCCGGAGCGGGTGGAGACCGTTCTGAGAAAGGATGGCATAGAAGAACCGCACACCTTTGGCTATGTGTGCGGCTGTGATGGGGCTCACAGCCTCGTACGCAAAGGGCTGGAGCTTTCTTTTGCCGGCGGAACGTACCGCCAGGTCTTTTATGTCGCGGATGTGGAGGCGGACGGGATGGGAGAGGGGGCGTTGAACGTTTATCTGGACGACTCCGGCTTCTGCATCTTTTTGCCGGTCCGAAGCACGGGTATGGTCCGTCTGATCGGCATCGTACCCGAGGAAGCCGATCCTTCCACGGTGACCTTCGACATCATCCGGCCCTATGTGCATAAACAGACCGGTCTTACCGTCCGCCGGGTCAACTGGTTCTCTACCTACCAGGTTCATCACCGCGTTAGCGAGCATTTCGGCAAGGACCGTGTCTTCCTGGCCGGGGACGCGGGTCATATCCATAGTCCGGCGGGAGGGCAAGGCATGAATACCGGGATCGGGGACGCGGTCAATCTGGCCTGGAAGCTCGCCGCCGTTCTACAAGGCAAGGCCCAGCCTTCTCTGCTGGAAACCTATGAAGCGGAGCGGCTTCCTTTTGCCCGGACGCTGGTTGCCACCACGGACAGAGCCTTCCAGCTCATTGTGGGAAGGAAAGCCTTCAACCGCTTTATGCGCCTGTTCTTCCTCCCGACCCTGGCCCCGCTGCTTCTCCGGTTACCCTTCCTCCGCCGAATGGCCTTCCAGACCGTTTCCCAAACGCGTATTCATTACCGGGAAAGCGGGTTAAACCGGGGAACAGCGGGAAGAATTCAAGGGGGAGACCGCTTGCCCTGGGTTCGAACGCCGGGCGGCGATAACTACGAGCCTCTGCAGCAGTGCAATTGGCAGCTCCATGTTTATGGAGAGGCCGCGCCGGAGATCCGGGACTTTGCGCGTTCCGCTTCCTTCCCGCTCTTCAGCTTCGATTGGACGCCTGCGGCCGGGGCTGCGGGAATACCGAGGGACGCCCTCTTTCTGGTCCGCCCTGACGGCTATGTCGGCCTTGCGCTTGACGCTCCCCGCGTCGAAGACCTCCGATCCTACGTGGACCGGTACTCCATCGCTCCTCTTTAA
- a CDS encoding aminopeptidase — MLGKYADLLIRVGVNLQPGQVLYIEAPMEAAELTRLVVRKAYEAGAKYVQVAWDDEEVTRIRYQSASDEALSYYPRWIASSMEQLAEAGGALLNIKVPNPDLLEGVDPSKVKASTKAAAEARQKFLHYVRTNKFTWCLVKAPTRAWADKVFAELPEAERIPAMWETIFRMNRVDREDPVQAWREHIQTLHTVSDRLNAKRYRKLRYRAPGTDLTLELPEGHIWLGGGESNEDGVYFVANMPTEEVFTMPARGGTNGTVRSTMPLNLNGSLVEDFALTFRDGRVTDFTAGKGYEALQALLDTDEGARYLGEVALVPHDSPISRLNRIFYNTGVDENASCHLALGNAYPVNLEGGTRLSKEELAARGANVSLTHVDFMIGSAELDIDGEREDGAWEPVFRKGNWVEK, encoded by the coding sequence ATGCTGGGGAAATATGCCGATCTGCTTATCCGGGTAGGCGTAAACCTTCAGCCCGGCCAAGTGCTGTACATAGAAGCGCCGATGGAAGCGGCGGAGCTGACCCGTCTTGTGGTCCGTAAAGCGTATGAGGCCGGGGCGAAATATGTCCAGGTGGCCTGGGACGATGAGGAGGTCACCCGGATTCGATACCAGTCGGCTTCCGATGAGGCTCTCTCGTATTATCCGCGCTGGATCGCCTCTTCCATGGAGCAGCTGGCGGAAGCGGGCGGAGCTCTGCTGAACATCAAGGTGCCGAATCCCGATCTCCTGGAAGGCGTGGACCCTTCCAAGGTGAAAGCCTCCACGAAGGCAGCCGCAGAGGCGAGACAGAAGTTCCTCCACTATGTGCGAACCAATAAGTTTACCTGGTGCCTGGTGAAGGCCCCGACCCGCGCCTGGGCCGATAAAGTGTTTGCCGAGCTGCCCGAAGCGGAACGCATTCCCGCCATGTGGGAGACGATCTTTCGGATGAACCGGGTGGACCGGGAGGATCCCGTCCAGGCTTGGAGGGAGCACATTCAGACCCTGCATACGGTGTCGGACAGACTGAATGCGAAGCGCTACCGGAAGCTGCGGTATAGGGCGCCGGGAACGGATTTGACGCTGGAGCTTCCCGAGGGCCATATCTGGCTCGGGGGCGGTGAATCGAACGAGGACGGCGTCTATTTCGTGGCGAATATGCCGACGGAGGAGGTCTTTACGATGCCTGCCCGAGGCGGAACGAACGGAACGGTTCGAAGCACGATGCCGCTTAATCTCAACGGCAGCCTGGTGGAGGACTTCGCGCTTACTTTCCGGGACGGGAGGGTAACCGATTTTACGGCGGGAAAGGGCTATGAGGCCCTGCAGGCCCTTCTCGATACGGATGAAGGAGCACGGTACCTTGGCGAAGTCGCTCTCGTGCCCCACGATTCCCCCATCTCCCGGCTGAACCGGATCTTCTACAACACGGGAGTCGACGAGAATGCTTCCTGCCACCTGGCGCTCGGCAACGCCTATCCGGTTAATCTGGAGGGAGGAACCCGGCTAAGCAAGGAGGAGCTGGCCGCCAGGGGGGCCAACGTCAGCCTGACCCATGTCGATTTCATGATCGGCTCAGCCGAGCTTGATATTGACGGAGAGCGGGAGGACGGCGCGTGGGAGCCGGTGTTCCGCAAAGGAAATTGGGTGGAGAAATAA
- a CDS encoding LTA synthase family protein — protein sequence MKGLRPVSLFPLLKHLRTWRSVLPRLGAAAVYLVFPAVLVAVLEGVAHSSFPAAWAWMLERPNEWWMNYFAALGLSLLLAGAVGRTRLAFAALLLAAGTAGFISAVTRNRTGAPLSLWTWFLPQEGRDPFLPLNPPLHRGLLITAALAAGALLLLLLIRIKPLSGIGRLLGAAAGLVLVSSVWLGVPFSLRMEFPVFPYYYETDFQATRNGLLYSWGDSVEFLKRFRPSGSSPAEIRKLVKVVAPGEKERASAGTPLWPEGTKPNVIVLLSESFWDPTLLPKVRFSEDPIPYFHSLMNGYPSGWILSPQFGGTTANVEFEVLTGNSVRFLPDSTVAYISHVNRPVDSLASIYSRKGYTATAVNPFYNWFFNSRNVYRHLGFSRFVPSEYMDQEFHGPFLKDSQVMDTIIRATEESPGPDFVFANTMENHGPYKDKFYRTEIEVSGEVSEESLAILRNYAEGERAFDQALKKLTDHYRESAEPTVILCFGDHMAQLGNAYKVYRDTGYITGAEDPSYMEKMHYTPFVIWSNAAAPGKDSLRMNASFLGAYLLHYLGTPGTYYTDYLYELYRRLPLFAPRSLRKDHPIDEAELLDYRRLQDDILYGAQEGYRVTGIRDAIHAPSFSLGFGEPHLAAAVLDGNGRLEVVGEGLSGESAVWLNGRKLETRRESSQRLVAWVPEEDRKEAGHGKVQVRITDLKNTQLSRSNELEVTAKEPASAP from the coding sequence ATGAAAGGCCTGCGTCCCGTTTCCCTTTTTCCGTTACTTAAGCATCTGCGAACTTGGCGCTCTGTTCTGCCCCGGCTCGGGGCCGCAGCGGTTTATTTGGTGTTCCCGGCTGTTCTTGTCGCGGTGCTGGAAGGAGTCGCGCATTCCTCGTTTCCGGCTGCCTGGGCCTGGATGCTCGAACGGCCGAACGAATGGTGGATGAATTATTTCGCGGCTCTCGGACTATCCCTTCTGCTTGCCGGAGCGGTGGGCCGCACCCGGCTTGCCTTTGCCGCTCTGCTGCTGGCGGCGGGGACCGCCGGCTTCATAAGCGCGGTAACCCGGAACCGGACGGGGGCTCCCCTGTCCCTGTGGACCTGGTTTCTTCCCCAGGAAGGCCGGGATCCCTTCCTCCCGCTCAATCCGCCTCTGCACCGCGGGCTTCTCATTACCGCAGCCCTAGCCGCGGGAGCCCTCCTCCTGCTGCTGCTAATACGCATAAAGCCGCTTTCCGGGATAGGACGCCTCCTGGGAGCGGCGGCCGGACTGGTGCTGGTCTCCAGCGTATGGCTGGGGGTTCCTTTTTCCCTCCGGATGGAATTCCCGGTCTTCCCATACTATTACGAGACGGATTTCCAGGCGACCCGCAACGGGCTGCTTTATTCGTGGGGAGATTCGGTTGAATTTCTTAAGCGCTTCCGGCCCTCCGGCTCAAGTCCCGCGGAAATCCGGAAATTGGTGAAGGTCGTCGCGCCAGGGGAGAAGGAACGGGCATCGGCCGGAACCCCCCTATGGCCGGAAGGGACGAAGCCTAATGTCATCGTCCTCCTCTCGGAGAGCTTCTGGGATCCGACGCTGCTTCCGAAGGTCCGATTCAGCGAGGACCCGATTCCCTACTTTCATTCCCTGATGAACGGCTATCCTTCGGGATGGATCCTTTCCCCCCAATTCGGAGGAACGACTGCGAACGTGGAATTCGAGGTGCTGACGGGGAACTCCGTCCGGTTTCTGCCCGACAGTACGGTAGCCTATATCAGCCATGTTAACCGGCCCGTGGATTCCCTTGCCTCCATTTATTCCCGCAAGGGCTATACGGCGACGGCGGTCAACCCGTTCTACAACTGGTTCTTCAACTCCCGCAACGTGTACCGCCATCTCGGGTTCTCCCGCTTCGTTCCGAGCGAGTACATGGACCAGGAGTTTCACGGTCCCTTCCTGAAGGACAGCCAGGTGATGGATACGATCATCCGGGCGACGGAGGAGTCGCCGGGGCCGGATTTTGTTTTTGCCAATACGATGGAGAATCATGGACCTTATAAAGATAAATTTTACAGGACGGAGATCGAGGTAAGCGGTGAGGTCAGTGAGGAGTCGCTGGCCATTCTCCGAAATTATGCCGAAGGGGAGCGAGCTTTCGACCAGGCTTTGAAGAAGCTGACCGACCACTACCGGGAATCCGCGGAGCCCACGGTGATCCTCTGCTTCGGTGACCATATGGCGCAGCTCGGGAATGCCTACAAGGTCTACCGGGATACCGGTTATATTACCGGGGCCGAGGATCCGTCTTATATGGAGAAGATGCACTACACCCCCTTTGTCATCTGGAGCAATGCGGCCGCTCCCGGCAAGGACAGCTTGCGGATGAACGCGAGCTTCCTCGGAGCCTATCTGCTTCATTATCTCGGAACGCCCGGCACTTACTACACCGATTATCTCTATGAGCTCTACCGCCGGCTGCCCCTGTTCGCCCCCCGCTCGCTGCGAAAGGATCATCCGATCGACGAAGCGGAGCTGCTCGATTACCGGAGGCTGCAAGACGATATTCTGTACGGCGCTCAAGAGGGCTACCGCGTAACGGGAATACGGGACGCTATCCATGCGCCTTCGTTCTCTCTGGGCTTCGGTGAGCCCCATCTTGCCGCAGCCGTGCTGGACGGGAACGGCCGGCTTGAGGTAGTCGGGGAGGGATTATCCGGGGAATCGGCCGTCTGGCTGAACGGGAGGAAGCTGGAGACCCGAAGGGAGAGCAGCCAAAGGCTCGTGGCCTGGGTTCCGGAGGAGGACCGAAAGGAAGCCGGTCACGGGAAGGTACAGGTACGGATCACCGATCTGAAAAATACTCAGCTCTCGAGATCGAACGAGCTTGAAGTAACAGCAAAAGAACCAGCGTCCGCCCCTTGA